The following are encoded in a window of Bacteroidota bacterium genomic DNA:
- a CDS encoding YdcF family protein: MFFLFSKILSFIFAPFSWLIGMMIALLIVKNPKRKKRLLITLVVFTLFFSNSVFIDEALRLWEFPVTKNEALGTYDVGVVLSGGMVTEDTRLDRLTFQNNTDRILQAVDLYKAGHIKKILISGGSGSLVYRNMLESVLLKKYFVRIGIPAADILIDSVSDNTHENAVNTAKILNAEFAGGSYLLITSAFHMRRSLACFYKQGLYLHPYATNKLVGIRRWDIGYLVIPSIESIGYWEKLIHEIAGYIIYDIKGYI; this comes from the coding sequence ATGTTTTTTCTGTTCAGTAAAATTCTGAGTTTCATTTTCGCCCCGTTTAGCTGGTTGATTGGGATGATGATTGCGTTACTGATTGTCAAAAATCCGAAAAGAAAAAAACGGCTTCTCATAACACTTGTAGTCTTTACGCTGTTTTTCTCAAATTCCGTATTTATAGATGAAGCGCTGCGTTTATGGGAGTTTCCGGTAACAAAAAATGAAGCATTGGGCACTTATGATGTGGGCGTTGTTTTGAGCGGAGGTATGGTAACCGAGGATACCCGCCTTGACCGGCTCACCTTTCAGAATAATACAGACAGAATATTGCAGGCAGTTGATTTGTATAAAGCCGGACATATTAAAAAAATACTGATTTCAGGCGGTTCGGGCAGTCTTGTTTACCGAAATATGCTTGAATCGGTACTGCTGAAAAAATATTTTGTGCGCATCGGAATTCCTGCTGCGGATATCCTCATTGATTCCGTTTCGGATAATACCCATGAAAATGCCGTTAATACTGCAAAAATTCTGAATGCAGAGTTCGCGGGCGGAAGCTATTTGCTGATTACTTCGGCATTTCATATGCGCAGGTCGCTCGCATGCTTTTACAAACAGGGACTATACCTTCACCCCTACGCTACCAATAAACTTGTTGGAATCCGCCGTTGGGACATTGGCTACCTTGTCATTCCAAGTATTGAATCCATAGGATACTGGGAAAAACTCATCCATGAAATCGCGGGATATATTATCTACGATATCAAAGGGTATATTTAA